One window from the genome of Cryobacterium sp. GrIS_2_6 encodes:
- a CDS encoding GNAT family N-acetyltransferase has protein sequence MDDLVPGIEELSIPEEPGAEGWDDFVAAAGVHNTVEAEAYGTHELSVTAEEALPDWLDQDWEPRRLFAVRTADGSTPDGGSDPSSADAQADAAAEADVPPIVARGVCEFQGAGSQTAWLRADVLPAYRNRGIGTALFTLLESVAEADGCVNQIVYAASPDSPGERLVAPTGFGSLPLRNPEVHFLLRRGYRLEQVERGNRLALPYDRERLDRLLRAAEKRAGKEYEIIQWDGFTPILWQPDMAMLYERMSTDAPTAGLEEPAESWPLDRFLDRQARLADGARTVYTTAVVHRPSRALVGFTELSVPAETDRPVNQEDTLVVREHRGHRLGLLLKAWNLESVRRNEPGHPSVITFNAEENRHMLAINEELGFLPIGYEGGWRRRTPLTDA, from the coding sequence ATGGACGACCTCGTGCCCGGGATCGAGGAGCTCTCGATCCCGGAGGAACCGGGTGCCGAGGGCTGGGACGACTTCGTCGCCGCGGCCGGGGTGCACAACACGGTCGAAGCGGAGGCCTATGGAACCCACGAGCTGTCCGTGACGGCGGAGGAGGCGCTCCCGGATTGGCTCGACCAGGATTGGGAGCCGAGGCGGCTGTTCGCGGTGCGGACTGCGGACGGTTCAACTCCTGACGGCGGGAGCGACCCGTCCTCGGCTGACGCCCAGGCGGACGCCGCCGCCGAGGCCGACGTGCCCCCCATCGTCGCGCGCGGTGTGTGCGAGTTTCAGGGCGCCGGCTCGCAGACTGCGTGGCTTCGGGCCGATGTCCTGCCTGCATACCGTAACCGCGGCATCGGTACCGCCCTGTTCACGCTGCTCGAGTCGGTCGCCGAGGCCGACGGGTGCGTGAATCAGATCGTCTACGCGGCCTCGCCGGACTCACCGGGCGAACGCCTGGTCGCCCCGACCGGTTTCGGCTCCCTGCCGTTGCGGAACCCCGAGGTGCACTTCCTGCTCCGGCGCGGCTACCGTCTCGAGCAGGTCGAGCGAGGCAACCGCCTCGCACTTCCCTACGACCGCGAGCGGCTTGACCGGCTGCTGCGCGCGGCAGAGAAGCGCGCGGGAAAGGAATACGAGATCATTCAGTGGGACGGCTTCACGCCGATCCTGTGGCAGCCGGACATGGCGATGCTCTACGAAAGAATGAGCACGGATGCTCCCACCGCCGGCCTCGAGGAACCCGCCGAGTCCTGGCCCCTCGATCGGTTCCTCGACAGGCAGGCCCGGCTCGCGGACGGAGCACGGACCGTCTACACCACAGCCGTCGTGCACCGCCCGTCCCGCGCACTGGTCGGATTCACCGAACTCTCCGTTCCCGCTGAGACCGACAGGCCGGTCAATCAGGAGGACACCCTCGTGGTTCGGGAACATCGCGGGCACCGGCTGGGCCTGCTGCTCAAGGCCTGGAACCTGGAGAGCGTCCGCCGGAACGAGCCAGGACATCCGTCGGTGATCACCTTCAACGCGGAGGAGAACCGGCACATGCTCGCCATCAACGAGGAGCTCGGCTTCCTGCCGATCGGCTACGAAGGCGGCTGGCGGCGCCGCACACCCCTGACCGACGCGTGA
- the rnc gene encoding ribonuclease III, with protein MTGAEADPSVLVSALGVQIDESLLRLALTHRSFAYENGGAPTNERLEFLGDSILGQAVTVMLYRTYPLLDEGDLAKRRASLVSSVALAEIARGLGLGAYVRLGRGEILTGGRDKSSILADTVEALIGAVYLDTGPDAATAFVLRLIAPMLNDPGHFGVSMDPKTSLQEAAARLDAGVPVYAIAESGPDHSKVFIATVTVGIVVATGEGTSKKHAEMAAALEAWNRLVPR; from the coding sequence ATGACCGGCGCGGAGGCCGACCCCTCGGTCCTCGTTTCCGCGCTCGGCGTGCAGATCGACGAGAGCCTGCTTCGGCTGGCGCTCACCCATCGGTCCTTCGCGTACGAAAACGGCGGAGCGCCCACGAACGAGCGACTGGAATTCCTCGGCGACTCGATCCTGGGCCAGGCCGTCACGGTCATGCTCTACCGCACGTATCCGCTGCTCGACGAGGGCGACCTGGCCAAGCGCCGGGCCAGCCTGGTCTCGAGTGTCGCCCTCGCTGAAATCGCCAGGGGTCTCGGCCTCGGTGCCTATGTGCGGCTCGGGCGTGGCGAGATCCTCACGGGTGGTCGCGACAAGTCGTCGATCCTCGCCGATACCGTCGAGGCGCTCATCGGCGCCGTCTACCTCGACACGGGTCCAGACGCCGCCACGGCTTTCGTGCTGCGGCTGATAGCGCCGATGCTCAACGACCCTGGTCACTTCGGAGTCTCGATGGATCCGAAGACGAGCCTGCAGGAAGCGGCAGCCCGGCTCGACGCCGGCGTCCCCGTCTACGCGATCGCCGAGAGCGGCCCCGACCACTCCAAGGTGTTCATCGCGACCGTGACCGTCGGCATCGTCGTCGCAACGGGAGAAGGCACCAGCAAGAAGCACGCCGAGATGGCCGCCGCCCTCGAGGCGTGGAACCGGCTCGTCCCGCGCTGA
- the mutM gene encoding bifunctional DNA-formamidopyrimidine glycosylase/DNA-(apurinic or apyrimidinic site) lyase: protein MPELPEVEVVRAGVEPAVTGARVTAVEVFEPRSLRRHDPLTGPFAPQLEGHCLLGAVRRGKFLWLPIDTGRALVIHLGMSGQVLLRDPGSEADRQLRIRLHLEHPDHGELWLNFADQRIFGSMAIDRMQPTGDGLPGGYAGAGTGAWSGLIPDQVAHIARDLIDPDFGTDAALAALARRGSGIKRVLLDQTWVSGIGNIYADEALFAAGLHYEQPASSLSRAEGIRLLDAVRTVLLRALAEGGTSFDAHYVNVNGQSGYFSHSLAVYGKQGTACPRCGTLLVREQFMNRSSHLCPVCQRLR, encoded by the coding sequence TTGCCAGAACTTCCTGAGGTCGAGGTGGTGCGCGCGGGCGTCGAACCCGCCGTGACCGGTGCTCGCGTCACCGCCGTCGAGGTGTTCGAGCCACGCTCCCTCCGCAGGCACGACCCCCTGACCGGCCCGTTCGCCCCGCAGCTCGAGGGGCACTGCCTGCTCGGCGCCGTCCGCCGCGGCAAATTCCTCTGGCTGCCGATCGACACCGGACGCGCCCTCGTGATCCACCTCGGCATGAGCGGCCAGGTCCTGCTCCGGGATCCGGGCTCGGAGGCAGACCGTCAGTTGCGCATCCGCCTGCACCTCGAACACCCCGACCACGGGGAACTGTGGCTCAACTTCGCCGACCAGCGGATCTTCGGCAGCATGGCGATAGACCGGATGCAGCCCACCGGCGACGGACTGCCCGGAGGGTACGCCGGGGCGGGCACGGGTGCGTGGAGCGGGCTGATCCCCGACCAGGTCGCCCACATCGCCCGCGACCTCATCGACCCGGACTTCGGAACGGATGCCGCCCTCGCCGCCCTGGCCCGGCGCGGTTCAGGGATCAAGCGGGTGCTGCTCGACCAGACCTGGGTCAGCGGCATCGGGAACATCTACGCGGACGAAGCCCTGTTCGCGGCCGGACTGCACTACGAGCAGCCGGCGTCGTCCCTGTCACGAGCCGAAGGCATCCGGTTGCTCGACGCCGTGCGCACCGTGCTGCTGCGCGCCCTCGCCGAGGGCGGCACGAGCTTCGATGCGCACTATGTGAACGTCAACGGCCAGTCCGGTTACTTCTCGCACAGCCTCGCCGTCTACGGCAAGCAGGGCACCGCGTGCCCGCGGTGCGGAACCCTCCTCGTGCGCGAGCAGTTCATGAACAGGTCCTCTCATCTCTGCCCGGTCTGCCAGCGCCTCCGCTGA
- a CDS encoding YceD family protein, whose translation MTKLQKTPYKVDVRDLINRPGTMRERHIDLTVPDDLGEGLVAVKAGSTLDVNIRLETLHESLLVSAQISGIASGECGRCLIDIDLPVRVEFHEVFAYSLDEAYECAVVEDHVDLEPLIRDAVVLSLPFQPVCRQDCPGLDPETGQRLAVSPEFEPEQMRDPRWAALVNFQASESIGTDEDIRAETDRREEK comes from the coding sequence GTGACCAAGTTGCAGAAGACCCCGTACAAGGTCGACGTGCGTGACCTCATCAATCGCCCCGGCACCATGCGTGAGCGCCACATCGACCTCACCGTTCCCGACGACCTCGGCGAGGGACTCGTTGCCGTCAAGGCCGGGTCGACGCTCGACGTCAACATCCGCCTGGAGACCCTGCACGAGAGCCTTCTGGTGTCCGCGCAGATCTCCGGAATCGCGTCCGGCGAGTGCGGAAGATGCCTGATTGACATCGACTTGCCTGTCCGAGTCGAGTTTCACGAGGTTTTCGCGTACTCTCTTGATGAAGCTTATGAGTGTGCGGTTGTCGAGGACCATGTGGATCTTGAACCGCTCATCAGGGATGCAGTGGTTCTGTCACTGCCTTTCCAGCCGGTCTGCCGGCAGGATTGCCCGGGTCTCGACCCCGAGACCGGGCAGCGGCTTGCCGTTTCCCCTGAATTCGAACCAGAACAGATGCGCGATCCCCGGTGGGCAGCGCTTGTGAATTTCCAGGCTTCCGAAAGCATCGGCACGGATGAAGACATCCGCGCTGAAACGGATAGAAGAGAAGAGAAGTAG
- the rpmF gene encoding 50S ribosomal protein L32, producing the protein MAVPKRKQSRSNTRSRRSCWKAEAPTLVKTMENGKVVYSLPHRAKVVTDTAGTAMFMEYKGRKVADI; encoded by the coding sequence ATGGCAGTCCCGAAGCGCAAGCAATCACGCTCCAACACCCGCTCACGTCGTTCCTGCTGGAAGGCCGAAGCCCCCACCCTGGTCAAGACCATGGAAAACGGCAAAGTCGTCTACAGCCTCCCGCACCGCGCCAAGGTCGTCACCGACACCGCCGGAACCGCGATGTTCATGGAATACAAGGGCCGCAAGGTCGCCGACATTTAA